Part of the Ornithodoros turicata isolate Travis chromosome 6, ASM3712646v1, whole genome shotgun sequence genome, tctgGGCATCCAATTTGCCTTTGTtattcatcacaacacccgtatAGCCATCAAGATGGTGTGATACGGTCAGAAGTCCGCACAAACGGTGCGGCCAGCGTTTTTTGGCTGACGGAACAACTTCAcaaaatctgtctcgtccaattgaaaggcatcctgacgccatcgAGTCCATGGGGCACGGTTAGCCGCTTGTGTACTAGTCGCACGAGCGAAGAATCCTTCATCCATCTTCCTttggcagcttcaacgtcagtGAGTCGTTAGGAATAACGAAACGAGGAACCTTAGCGAAGCTTTGTTGTGGtcacaatctctgctcctcgttgTTGAGGCTATTGTGCTCGTTACAAGCCCTTATGTGTTGTGATGTCGTGCccctcttttggcgcactcaaatcGAGCGTATGAGACACTCGCAGCGGccactaaacagcgaaaagcaactttggagcgctACCGTGCTCGTTCGCTGATGCCGCTTCCTACtgtctgctcatgcagtgcacagaGAGAGGACACGTTCGCTTAGTTTGAACCGATAGCAACGTTGGAAGAGACGACGGAGCTTGTGAAGACCTTTTCATGTAACAACGAACGAAATGGAAAACACAGGAATTTCTTCACAGACGCCATACTGTTTACTGTGAAGATGACAGCATGGCGTGGAGGAAGGTCGTCTTGCCGCCGCTTATCAGAAGTGCAGCTTGAGCGCAGCCCGTCTCGATGTGCAGCTTCTCGAGAATGTCTCACAGCCCTCATATAACCACTAGTGGATATACGATGAATGGGAAAGGATGtaattttgtacacagtcgtggagcaatGCATGTTCGTTTCTGCGAATCCCCTAACGAAGAATTTGAACacctaacgagtgggtagacccaaTCGTAAGGCAAACGATCTCGTTCCGTCGTTACCGGACGAGAGATcacgcgtcatacaccacgtgcccGAGTTCAGAGTGCCTCGCGCTTCGTTAGAaccatgtaggcgatgaagcctgaGAACACGTAAACAACCTCGTCGGCAAGTCGACAGAgttggtcgttacgcgagcgAGGGGTTACGTCCCTTGTCCCCttaacgaaaacaaaaaaagcgtCACGGGAAACGTGTCCGCGATAACGAGagccccgcccctcgttagctcgcGAGCGCTGGAAGCAATGAAGTCCAGAGGCCttcttgtggcaatttggatatatggaaattgccacaaaaaggcgtacgcctccctcttcCAATCacgagcgataaccctatcgttcttggcaatggtttgcGTGCACAGcgtcctacactgttaaaatagaacttcaccacatagcacgctcatagccaacccatcattcagaatgacatcattctgtgtattgatttgttgaaaatgggaggaggcgcctatctgggacacattatgcatgttccagataggcgcctcccccctgttttgaacaaatcaggacacagaatgatattattcggaatgatggttggctaggaacgtgctatgtggtgaagttctgttttaacagtgtatgcaCTGAAGTACCATGCGAAACACAttttgaattgaatagaattgAATTTATTTCACAGATGGTGTGGGAaactatggcaaaaaaaaacaattagtttGACAAAGGCTATAGCTTCTCTACATTCGGACAGCAGTGACATAAAATAGACTACATAAACATTATCATAACGGCAAAGCATGATAGGTGAAAAAGCAagcaaaatacaaacaaaggaaaaacaACACTAATTACATCAAAGCATAAACAGTTTTCTAACAAAGAAACAATCTCTTGATGCTGGCATTATTTAACGTGGCAATGTTGATGTTTCTGAATGCCCAATCATTGAGTAATGACGGCAGTCGATATGTGACTGATTGCAACCCGTATCCAGTCCGACAAAATGGAAGGATAAATGACGGAGGGGGCCTAAAACTATGTACGCTTTTTGTGTATTGTAAAGAAAAAATACGCAAATTTGAATTTCCCGTTTTTACCATCCGTGCATACAGCTGTAGTAGGCGGCAATTATACAGTGAGCCCACTCTTAAAATCTCAAATTTGTTAAACAAATGTTCTGCATGATCAGTGGAATTCAATCCCTCAACCATACGCATGACTTTCTTTTGGAGTACATCAAGCTTATGCAAATTGTTTTTTGATGTTGTGCCCCATACAAGGATACAATAACTGAGCtgagagaaaaataaagaatTATATAACATAAGCTTCACGTTTGCTGGGAGGATTAGTCTACACTTACTTATTATACCGCTTACCTTACACAGCTAATATTGACAGTTAAATATTGACAATGATCATTCCATGACATATTATATGAAAATATTACGCCAAGGGGTTTTACATTATTTACATATTGAATATTTAAGTTTCCAAAAAATAACGGCGACACCGACGAAAAAGGCTTATTTTTGGGTCTGAAGGTTAATCATTTAGTTTTATCAGTATTTACATGTAAACAATTTTTCTAACAAAGTATTACCTTTCGATACTAACTTGAGTAGCTGAAGCCAGTATCGTGGTGTCATCCGCATATACAAGGAACTGCACCTCCCTGTTAATAGAGACAATCATtaatatataaaataaataacaaagGCCCGAGaatacacttccttgagggACGCCGGCTTTCAGATCTAGTGTAACAGACGTACCTGCTTCTAAACATACCATTTGTTTCCTAGACCCAAGGTAAGAACTAAGAAGCTCTAGTGCTTTACCTCTAATTCATATTTATTTAACTTAGAAGAATATTGTGATTAATGCAATCAAGAGCCTTACTGAAATCTAGAAAAATGCCTAATGTGAACAGGCGACTCTCAAGGTTGTTTAAAATATATTCTTTTTGACAGAGGAGTGCATGTTCAGTTGATAATCCCTTTCGAAAACCAAACTGTTCCTTAACAATTTACCACAAAATTTCAGAACCCTCGTATGGATTATACTTTCTAAGACTTTTGAGAATACACAGACAATTATAGACAGAAATTGGTCTATAATTTCTTAGCACATTTTTGTCCTTTATAAAGCACCATTACCTTGGCTATTTGCATGGAATCTGGGAATTTCCCAGTGCTTAGAGCTAGGCTGCAGATAAACGTCAACGGGGATACTAAGTGATCAACAGCGAATTTGATTGGTTTAATTTGTAAGGAGTCTATGTCCGTACATTTAGAATTGTTAAGGTTAATGACGACGCTACGTACTTCAGCTACGTCtgtaggaaataaaaataatgaATCTACATTGTGGTCAATGTCAAATGTGTCACGATCAGGAATGATAGATGATATTCCAACGTTAACAAAATAATTATTAAAAATGTTCGCCAAGTCACTCCCTGAGGCAACTTGTCCATCTAACACTATACTTTCTATACCGTTAGTGTTCCGTATGCGACCTATGATACCCTTCAAAGTCTCCCAAACCACCTCCGAGCATTTACAAGAAGATTCGTCAAAGAGACGATTGTAGTATTCTTTTTGCCTTTCGTAACGTGATATTAACGtgatttttaaattttttgaATTCCATTAGTTTAAGAGGTTCCCTTGTTTGAAGGAATGTGTTATACATCGCATACTTTTTTCGAATTAGTGCTAGAGGTTCATACGTAATCCATGGTTTGCTGGCATGCTTTGGTTTTAAAATTTTCTTCAGTGGAAAGCATGTTTCGTATGTGCGCTTAACAACGGAGAGAAAACCTTGATACGCGTCGTTGATATCCGAACATTGATATAAAAAATCCCAGACCTCCAGTGATAACCGAGAACTGAACAATTCTAATCTACCAAGTGTAATGTCCTGAGCATATATAAAACTCGACCGTGGTCGCTTACAGGCCTTCCTAATGAAAGCAACAACTGGAAGATGATCACTGATATCACTTGTTATGCAACCAGATATAATGTCACTTTCATTATAGTTTGTTATGAAGATTTGAAGTTTGTTGAAGATTATGAACATTTGATGTTACAACGTGTGGTGCTTGTGGCTGTAAAAAATAGTAAACCGATAACACCAATATCGGTAGCATtagatttcaccccgaattacaGGTTTCAAACAATAGTGACCGATTTTTCCATACCGAATTTGGGAAGGCCTTTAGCCCGATAAAGGTCAAAGGCCGTGCGCATATCACAATTACGGCCAGAAGTGTATTATTCCGATTTCCGAACAATACAAACAATGAAGCCAACGGCCAAACCAAATCGGGAAACCTTTCTTCATGGACGGTGTTGGCCTATATAATCGATACTCCTTATACTCCTTCCCTCTTCATATACCGTCGTTCCGTTCCCCCTACGCTATTTAGTCTTCGGCACACATATTTGCTGTCCGGGCTCGTATTTTTACTTGGCTTCTGGACTGAGGGGGAAAGGACCGTATAAATCATCATTACTCGTAGTCCATTATACGATGTAGCTTCCGCGCAACTTTACCGGGACGTTACGCCGCGGTCATTTTTCAATTCATACCCGTCTCGCTTCGCATATTTATGTGCATATACTGCGACAGAGTCTCCGTCGACTTTCCGCTAGTTCTGCGTGCGGTGTGTGGACCTTCCATGATGAGCACGAGATAGTGGAGCGAAATACGCAATCTTGGTACATATATATGGCGCCCCGGTGGCAAACGACTGGCGACCGGTGGAAATATGACTCAATATTCGTGTACCTCATACTCGGCAATTCGGATATTCGGATTTGTCTGAATACCGCGGTCCGAGTAATTGTACGTTCCATTCGAAATCTATCCGAATCCAAGGTGGAATTCCGTGCTGGAATTTCGAATTGAAGCCCACGtctcttccaaaccgaatatatATAGCTGCGAAGCTGCATTGTCAGCCCAAAAATGCCAGAGAAGAGGGTATAAAGCAAAGGGTGTCACATCATATACGAAGATCCGCATgcatatataccgggtgtctcagttaaatctccgggctaaataattcgcgaaccggcgcaccaatcgaagagctttcttttttacaaatgtctgtccgataccgcctacaacccGTGCACCTTATGATTGAGTTGGAGCCGCTCAttaatgagtttcgtgaaaaaaaaaaaagttctaaagcagggcgccgtcgggaTTAAAATGAGTACTACCCCTCTTGGGACCTTCAATAGAtgccttttagagaaaaatctgccaccgaagcggatcatttttcggtttacatatttttgtcgcggcttgtAGAGGCGAAGTGCAATATCCGTTGCATATGTGTAACTATTAGCTTGGGGtacactctcctagccaacccaaCATCGTTCTGGCCCCCTGATTTGTACCGCTTATGCAGTACGCTTATgtgtacaaaaaaggcgtatgcctccagtttagctttcaacaaatcagggacgagaacgatatcattcgggatcaTGATTGACTAGGGGAGTGCAATGAggcgaagttcgtttttaagagtgtacactcttcaaaatgaacttcaccgcatagcacgctcctagccaagaatcattgcgaatgatatcgttatctgccctgattggctgcaaacgggaggcgtacgcctgttctgtgacaattatgaacagcgtaagtgtcacaaaaaaggcgtagcccccccccccccccccccccgttttcaacaaatcaagggagataacaatatcattcgagattatggttggctaggagcgtgctatgcggtgaagttcatttttaagagtgtacataacATACACGGGTGTTCGCTTCGGTTTTAGTAGTACCAAGTTTAGAATTACTATAATGACGCACGTTTAGAATGAACGACGACTAATAGCCAATGGAGCATAGGCGTGGAGTGTATATTggtatatacactctaaaaaccgcgtagcacgctctgcgccaaccattgccacgaatgacactcttgaaaacgaacttcaccgcagagcacactCCTagcaatcatcatctcgaatgatatcgttgtcttccctgattcgttgaaaactgGAAGCGTACGGCTTGTTGCGACACTTATAcagtgttcataattgtcacaaaaaacgcgtacgcctcccgttttgaacaaatcacggaagataacgatatcattcgagatgatggttggccaggagcgtgctatgcggtgacgttcatTCCGAAGAGtgtagggttgtcgcttctcaTTTGAGGAGagaaaagggcgtacgcctcctccccactctctcttcgaatcagaagcgacacgCCATCATTCGTGACAATCATTTGCGCAGAGCGCGTTATTCCGtaaagttatgtttttagagtggaCGTCAGTTTGGGAGCTAAAAGGGCTAGAAAGTCACGTGACAGCTGAACGTGTTTACTGAGCCACGATTCAGATGTTGCGTATAATACAAAATAGAAGGAGGATCCACTTGACGCGCGGAAGCCCCTTTGGGGACGAGCTTCTGGGCGTTGGAACGGGTTGGGGGGAGGTAGACGACGGAGCAACGGGCTTCACAGTCGGTGgagcagctgaaaaaaaaaaaaagaagagaagtcAGCGTCAAAGACAACTTTATGAAAACAGTACGTCGAAAACAGCCCACTAACCTATATCTATCTGCGCGGATCTTATCTCGTTCGTAAatgcatatttttctttcgccACCGTTGCCCTGAAACAATTTCGGAATATTATTGGATGGTTGAACCACACATAATGAAAACTAGATTTACGTGtaaggtacactctaaaaacagagctttaccgcatagcaggctgtgggccaaccattgctacgaatgatagggttatcgcttttgattccaggagagagggggcgtacgcctccccctctcctcgaatcaaaagcgataaccctatcgttcgcgacaATTAAGAACagcagtgtcacaaaaaaggcgcacgccttccgttttcaacaaatcagggcagataacgatatcattcgagatgatggttggctaggagcctgctatgcggtggagttcatttttaagagagtatGATAGCTTATAACATAAGTCACCTGACCACGCATGGTAATTGCCTTCCAATAATTGACGGTCCAAGCCATTTTGCGAGAAACATGTCGTGGGAGCTATGACATTACGTTTGTAGGACGTTTGCTGCCACAAGGAGGCGTCGCAACAGAAAGAAACGCGTGGCATTCTTGCCTACAGGCTTGCCCTATCACATATCGGTCGAAAGACTATAGTGTGTCCAGCAAGCGCAATGCATGTCGGGCAGGTCCCACGTCATTGCAGGCGTCAACATACGCGTGACCGTAAACATGGCCGCACCCATGATGAACGGGTAAGCCATGTGTAAATAACGCGATTGCTGTTTCTGTGTGTAGTCTTATAGCTTATTTCGACCTATTCGCGTATTTAGTTTTATTCGATATCCTCCATCCATCGTAGTTCTGACCTCTTCCCAAAGATGTGATGTGGGCATACGTTCATCTTAACTTTATGCAAAACATCTATGATGGCAAGCGCTAAAATGAAATATAACAAGGTCACGTGGCCTCAAGACCATGTGATTATGCATGACGAGTAAAAGATGACGATTTTGCTACAAACAGCCGCTTCAGGGCACTGTTACAAATATGGCGGGCGTATAGAACATCCCTGTGTCCTTGCCTTTTTCAGAGGGGTCACACATCACGTAACACTGCCGTAATGTCCCTTAGTAATCACTTCCCAAAGACAAGAATGGCAAATGCATCAGCTGTACGAAATAACAGCGTTTGATGCATCTCTCGCAACGCTCCTGAATGCATTACTCACTGGAATACGATGGACTGGGGCATGTTGACCGGAGGTGCTGTCCAGGTGGCAGTCACTTTAGTCTTCTCCGATACATCAGAATGGGTGATAGCGCTCTGCGGAAGGCAGACCATTCGTTCATTCGTTTTGTCATACACTCAAAACTGGCGTACACTCACAAACACatgaaacttgaaaaaaaaaaaaaaatggctaggaagcaagcgagctggtgaagatgagacttcgtgtttgtgcctgtcccttcgtgttccctagtctcggggtctTACATCATACATGAAACCTGTAATGCACAGTTATAGCGCATCCATGGTACTCTCTTGGGAAATAGGGTAGAGCAGTTGCACCTTTTaagaggtaatagttgtcgcatatgttgtgccgaAAAGGTtgtaaagttctacctgctacctcactctccaAATAGAACTTCACAGCATGGCACGTTGTCCGCACACCATTGccagggttaccgcttctgattcggtgagcggggggagcgtacgccttttctttctttcttttttagcgatttggatatatgataattgcttttaccacccattttacaccctttattagacgctacactcttaaaaatgaacttcaccgcatagcacgctcctagccacccatcttcgcgaatgatatcgttatctgccctgatttgttgaaaacggaaggcgtacgccttttttgtgacacttatgctgttcataattgtcacaaaaaggcgggcgtacgcccccgttttcaacaattcaGGGCAAATaatacgatatcattcgcgatgatggttggctgtggagagtgctatgcggtgaagttaatttttaagagtgtgggtggtaattatagaagttaccaccttctcgcacccttttttcttagagtgtcaCAGTGTTTGAATCTTGCATTTTAGTGAGCTGAGGGTGCTTTCACCGTGATTCGATCGTTCGATTTCATGTGCATTCAGTATGGGCAGACTTGCCCTGAACATTTGCTTCAATTCAGACCGGTGAAAACTCAATCCCTTATACTACCTTAGCGGCCTTGTCGCAGTCGATTGTCTTTCCTTCTGTGAGAGCTAAATCCGTGAAGAGGCCGTTGACGTATTCGTCAGGGTTCTTGGCATTCTTGGCGCGCACCAAAAACCCTTTGAACTTATTGGCGCCAACACCCTGTAATGTAACTGGAAAAGAGCAGAAATCGTGGTGTAGCTGATCCTGCTACAGTTACACTGGGCTATCATATGAGAATATCTTTGAGGCATAGAGTGCATCGTGATCGTCGTGACCCGCGTATATGATGGTAGTGGACGGGTTCGACGTGTTGCTATAGGCTACAGCAGTATCACGGACGCGCAGTACGACGTACCCCACAAATTTTGAAGCACCTCACAGCTATATGTCCGTGAGGCTGATCACGGAAGCATGAGCCCACGAAGAGGCTACCAAACGCTGCCTTCGCAACTACTACGTCCGGGTTTTCCTGCTAACCATTGTCTGTAATGacatatgtacagggtgtttctctTTATATGCAACAACTTTTTGTAAAAAGGGGACttgcttaggacgcttttacttttccCATTgaattactcgacggggctgctattAGGAAACCGTATTGTTTTTcagttaggggactaattaataGAGCGATATTTTGATCAACTTTTTAATAATTGACTTTAGCAAGCACATTGCAATCGCgatattaacgatgaaagatgaaagtcactgaaaaggttagccagctgtagggatcgaacccacatcttctggattaccggtccagggctctaccaattgagcttaGCTAACACGCcgctccagcgactttcggggtgcgtcatctgaagggacgacaaaccagccactcactctcactcaccctcctttcactcttacattttttgctcactcatacacacattcatacgacggaaatcgacgcaagcggcacctgttgaacaagagagaaactgatgttctgagaggTAGCGATATTAAAACTTCCTCCACATGATCCGCTGGAACCACTGATGAACCACAAACGTAATCGCGGCGCGTGCCACAGACCCAACTATTTCAGCTCTGCCGTCTACTGCAAAACGCAAGTGATCGGCAAAAGAGTGACAGTGACGTCATACGGGATTCAGgcaaacccttatcgcggtatgtttcatgatctttgttttgtttttcttttttccttttcgttcttCATGTGTGCGCAGTCGCTTGCCGTACCACTCATTTCATCCTGCTGGACGGCTGGAGACAGCTCTTGCCCTTCACCGATACGATGAGCCCTGAGATACAGTGGTGATGCGCAAATCTCCCAGCaagcagaaaacaaaaacaaaacaaatatcgTAGAACATAACGCGATAAGGGTTTCCCTTACTCGCGTATGGCGTTCTTCTGTGACGTTAGTGAAGGCGGAAATGTCTACGTCACTGTCGCACTTTTGCCGATCACTTGCGCTGTGCAACAGACGGTAAAGCTCGAATAGTTAGATCTGTGGCTCGCGctgcgattacttttgtgcttcatcaatAGTTCGAGTGGATCATGtggagatcaggctttaatatcgcagctgcaatgtgctccctaaaatcTATTATTAAACAGTTGATTATAATATCTATGTgaattagtcccctaattgagGAAAAATAAGGTTTCCTAGTAGCGGCCCCGTCCAGTAATCCAacgacaaaagtaaaagcgtcctaaggcaactctcctttttatgaaaatttgttgcaccctGCAGACTGTGGTTCCATGCGAGCGACGTTCCCAGGGAACATTCTAGCGGCagcaagagggagagagagagaaaaaaaaaaaactgctatAAGACAGAAGTTCCGTCACtgccagttcccacatacagcgATTTGCTACACAGCCCTATGTTTTCCTCCTCTCGGTgctgcgaaccgctataaaacagCGCTTGTCGTCCCCCGTAGTTGTGATGCTGAAAGAGCtagctgttgtcggcctcacagaggtgtgcaacgtcacgactagcaCTATgaggggaaatgtgcgtcctgggcagacttctaagggaattgtggcgacatatgtctgaaggcGTTTTAGAAAaaccttgaagaaaaaaaaaactgccagcACAGcaggcaccgggattcgaacacgtGCGCCCCCCCCCAGTTTTGACGTGACCTGGCCagcgcgctaaccactgagccacgcgatcTGGTAGATCCCCCGTCAACTTTTCCATTGGTATTTTTAGCGCTAAGTCTGCGTCGAATCAATCGGGAGCTACTTTCAGCGCTGACGTCGtggaagctggggtttgttttgccTCCGGCCACTCGAAGCATCAAGGCGGGAAGGCGACGACGACGTGACAATGGCCACGAGTTCCATCTGCCGATGCATGGCAGCCATACCATGAAAAGTGTCAATCGCCATGGTGCTACGGATACCCGATGTGGACAGTAAACAACCACAGTACGCAACGAGATTTCCCGTGACCCGAGCAGGATAGCGCTGTGTGCCCAGTTGTATGTGAGGACGGCAAGCAGAAGAACAGCGCTAGGGTTCCAACCGAGGTAGCCATGCGGTGTAGTTGGTACATATTCATTCCTGGTAAACTTCAGCCAATTGGACAATTCAGCGCGGTACATAGCATCCGAGACAGCCAAGAACAGGTTAGTGGGGTCCTCTTTCCGCTTGCACCTTTATCTAGAAATTCTATCTCACGTTGTAACAGACATATCGAGGGACTGCTGATGCACTGATCTCTTAGGCTTGTATTTGTGCTTGTATGTGTGTAGGCTGTAGGACCAGTGTGTCAGCAGTCTCGATAATACAATTTCCAGATAAAGATGCTAGAGGAAAGAGGACCCCACTAACCAGTTCTTTGCTGTCTCGGATGCTATGTACCGCGAGCAGCGTTTTTAGTCATTTCTGTAATCTGTCCTGTGCAGCAAAGTACAGGAAAGCGGCATATTCTAGTGGCCGGCCCTCGTGTCGTGTCGCTTTCCTGTTGTGTTTCCTTTCACAGAGCTCAAGCTTTTCTTAGTATGGAACCTTTGTTTCACAGCAGTCCCTTCGGCGCAAAGTATACGTATATGCATAAATGTCTCACCGAAATCAACTTACTGGTAGCTTTGTGAGTCGTAACGTCGTATGAGGCTTTCAGCACGAACAGGTTATTGAGGGAATGATCCGGGTCTTGCATTGGTGGTGAGTTACCAACCTTGGGATGCTGGGGCAGCATTGTTACGCACGCCTCTAACGGTGCCCCCTGCCTCATCGCCACCGCAGCAACGACTAGTGCCAGAGTTACCTGCACCGGAACAAAGCTAACTAAAAGAGCGGCTTGTTTTGTGGTATGTGACAAGGTGACAGAGGTCTGTTGACATGCATGCATCGAGGCTTGTCACACTGCAAGCTAGAAGCTGTCATATGTAAGAATTCATTCTGCTTCCAGTGGGCACATATCGTGCTACGGATGAATAAGAGGCGTAGCGGGGAGAGAATGCCCAACTTTCAAATTACGACCATCGCATAATCCAAATTGATGTCGTAATGTCCAACAAGATATGCCCCCAAGGACACTAAGGACACTTCTCACCATTAACATAGCTGGCAACCTACACGCGGAAAAATAAGTTCTTCGCGGTGGAAGAACctttctctgaacctttcctaTCTTCGAGAACAAAGAGGGGTCTAAGGCATCCTGATCCCCTGATTTTGAAGAACCTTTTACAGGTGCCAAATATACGGACAAGCTGGAGCACCGAAAAGGAAGAAGTGCTATTCGAACGGCTATTATTCTCTGTGTAGGAACGCTTGTTAGCAAGAAGCTGAAATGCCAGCGGATCCACCTTCGAATCATCATCCtctcacttttttttgtgtgtgtggggggatTAGAGAGACTACA contains:
- the LOC135398150 gene encoding putative ferric-chelate reductase 1, yielding MKTFDWKLGDLLRGMQVVPVMVTLALVVAAVAMRQGAPLEACVTMLPQHPKVGNSPPMQDPDHSLNNLFVLKASYDVTTHKATITLQGVGANKFKGFLVRAKNAKNPDEYVNGLFTDLALTEGKTIDCDKAAKSAITHSDVSEKTKVTATWTAPPVNMPQSIVFQATVAKEKYAFTNEIRSAQIDIAAPPTVKPVAPSSTSPQPVPTPRSSSPKGLPRVKWILLLFCIIRNI